A window of Hyperolius riggenbachi isolate aHypRig1 chromosome 1, aHypRig1.pri, whole genome shotgun sequence contains these coding sequences:
- the LOC137551712 gene encoding thioredoxin-like translates to MVKELEDVEEFNVIMETAGDKLLVIDFTAVWCGPCKRISPVFEALSHEYPDVLFYKVDVDNARDIAESCGIRAMPTFHFYKNGSKIDEICGADEAELRKKVACLK, encoded by the exons GAGGAATTTAATGTGATCATGGAGACGGCTGGTGATAAGCTGTTAGTGATTGATTTCACTGCAGTGTGGTGCGGACCCTGCAAACGTATTTCTCCAGTATTTGAG GCTCTTTCCCACGAGTATCCCGATGTGCTTTTCTATAAAGTAGACGTGGATAATGCAAGG GACATAGCAGAATCTTGTGGTATCCGAGCCATGCCAACatttcatttttacaaaaatggaAGTAAG aTTGATGAAATATGCGGTGCAGATGAAGCGGAGCTTCGTAAAAAAGTAGCTTGTTTGAAATAA